From Lolium perenne isolate Kyuss_39 chromosome 5, Kyuss_2.0, whole genome shotgun sequence, a single genomic window includes:
- the LOC127298585 gene encoding putative disease resistance protein At3g14460 isoform X1, which produces MGKTTLAQSICEQEEVLKHFKVIWITVSTSFDATSLTSKILECAMGAKPSADHLEPLQQDLKEKLMSIKVLLVLDDVWEDNKRDEWEKLFAPLRKLNTGSKILLTTRMQSVADMAVRVMGVKRDYCLTLHGLEEDENLELFIHHAFSGLNPGDYLYLKSIGGQIAKKLRGCPLVTKVVGEHLQGNMTFKYWRRFLDQGLEHFEGTEDDIVTVLRLSYYHLPIELQICFRYCSIFPQNHEFEKKELVQLWIGSGLISRPASSTQTLEDTAEHFLAQLTRKSFFDLKTKAGGFLLNEKTGGSKQESYVMHDLMHKLARNVSTGECARIDDPVQLKDENDTIRYLCIDNIHSFSADDVKKVSHFKNLRAIIFYNNQRVEDDIVCALEMIVTSSKSLRLVHSKLRNTFRFADKFGNLKHLRYIYVFVISPDMICGIAKLYHLMVLHCGSGGLEKETYQVRYLGNLERLRYVSYGVRGFGNFGISRLTSLQELHDYQVGGRICNEISAIGNFRDLCELVVRGLDNVESYEEAKNAKLKEKQHLSSLFLEWSAPDQIITDGLVLDHLEPHANIRVLVIQGYDGPKVPFWIENRSVKNLVSLKLICCINWEYLPPLGELVLLKLLQLDKLPKLRQIGQSSDMSSSSSMGLLLPESLYTLEVTACRKLTELPMLPLDLVVLKIHHVRVKKLPMIGKISGEIIESKPSKLACVSVSRCRYLTYLEGSLLEQKLYMGTVQVLTVDDCIHLESMSIPFEEMKELQELTVRGCPKLRTLRDAKDMLVPSSLNKLTIAFCGDVELPLLGPRRLLTNLSVLMLQNCSSLVSLPSVDVFKSLGSMRYMHITGCENLSSLGGLGSLPSHIRLSISECNKLAQAAESSLTRVTCGSGSGEEEEHLVEPCSSLQIHGLNIDLPSLLFLEPLKSLRHTKYLVIGNGSEMESLPEKWLLQNRQSLQQLDISKADSLKSLTPSMQDLCSLVLLHLFGSGQLQSLPYLPPSLKSLILPNCHPDLEKKIRKHGSPEWNKITHIPVARIGQLVFCHGKRSFQQTKS; this is translated from the exons ATGGGGAAAACTACTTTGGCTCAGAGCATATGCGAACAAGAGGAGGTTCTGAAGCATTTTAAGGTCATCTGGATTACTGTATCTACTAGCTTTGACGCAACATCATTGACAAGTAAAATACTGGAATGCGCTATGGGTGCAAAACCAAGTGCTGATCATTTGGAACCACTACAGCAAGATCTCAAAGAGAAACTCATGTCTATTAAAGTTTTGCTAGTTTTAGATGATGTTTGGGAAGATAACAAAAGAGATGAATGGGAAAAGTTATTTGCTCCTCTGAGGAAATTGAATACCGGGAGCAAAATTTTGTTGACAACCCGAATGCAGTCTGTAGCAGACATGGCTGTAAGGGTGATGGGAGTCAAAAGAGACTATTGCCTGACATTACACGGATTGGAAGAAGATGAAAATCTTGAGCTCTTCATACACCATGCCTTTTCTGGGTTGAATCCAGGAGATTATCTATATTTAAAGTCAATTGGAGGACAGATTGCAAAGAAGCTGAGAGGATGTCCCTTGGTAACCAAGGTTGTTGGTGAGCATTTGCAAGGTAATATGACGTTTAAATACTGGAGAAGATTCTTGGATCAAGGATTGGAACATTTTGAAGGAACCGAAGATGATATAGTGACGGTTCTCAGGTTAAGCTACTACCACCTACCAATAGAGCTACAGATTTGCTTTCGATATTGTTCCATATTTCCGCAGAACCATGAATTTGAAAAGAAAGAACTGGTGCAACTCTGGATTGGTTCAGGATTGATCTCACGGCCTGCAAGTAGCACTCAAACTTTGGAGGATACGGCAGAACACTTCTTGGCCCAGCTAACTAGAAAATCATTCTTTGATCTGAAAACCAAAGCTGGTGGATTCTTATTAAATGAAAAAACTGGTGGATCGAAACAAGAAAGTTATGTAATGCATGACTTGATGCATAAATTAGCAAGGAATGTGTCCACCGGTGAATGTGCAAGAATAGATGATCCTGTCCAGCTTAAAGATGAGAATGATACCATTAGATACCTATGCATTGACAATATTCACAGTTTCTCTGCTGACGATGTGAAGAAAGTCTCCCATTTTAAGAACCTGCGTGCTATTATTTTTTATAATAACCAGCGTGTAGAAGATGATATAGTTTGTGCACTTGAAATGATTGTTACGAGCTCAAAATCATTGCGTCTAGTCCATTCAAAACTGAGAAACACATTCCGGTTTGCCGACAAGTTTGGTAACTTAAAACATCTTCGGTATATCTATGTGTTTGTGATATCACCAGACATGATATGTGGGATTGCAAAACTTTATCATTTGATGGTACTTCACTGTGGTTCGGGTGGTTTGGAGAAAGAAACATATCAAGTGAGATATTTAGGGAACCTTGAGCGTTTGAGGTATGTATCCTATGGAGTTCGTGGATttggtaattttggcataagCAGGCTCACTTCTCTTCAGGAATTACATGACTACCAGGTAGGAGGAAGAATATGCAACGAAATAAGTGCAATCGGGAACTTCAGAGATCTGTGTGAATTGGTTGTGAGGGGTCTTGACAATGTTGAGAGTTATGAAGAAGCTAAGAATGCCAAGTTGAAGGAAAAACAGCACCTCAGTTCGTTATTTCTTGAGTGGTCGGCACCTGATCAAATCATAACAGATGGCCTGGTTCTTGACCACCTTGAGCCACATGCTAATATTAGGGTATTGGTAATACAGGGATATGATGGTCCCAAAGTTCCATTTTGGATTGAGAACCGCTCTGTCAAAAACCTGGTATCACTCAAGTTAATATGCTGCATAAATTGGGAATACCTTCCCCCTCTTGGTGAGTTAGTATTGCTAAAGCTTCTACAGTTGGACAAACTTCCGAAGCTACGGCAGATTGGTCAATCATCTGATATGTCAAGTAGTAGCTCCATGGGTTTGTTGTTACCTGAAAGCCTTTATACTCTGGAAGTAACTGCATGCCGAAAACTGACGGAATTACCTATGCTACCTTTAGACCTAGTAGTATTGAAAATACATCATGTTCGGGTGAAGAAACTTCCTATGATTGGCAAGATATCTGGTGAGATCATTGAGTCCAAACCCTCTAAGTTGGCTTGCGTAAGTGTCAGCAGATGTCGATATTTAACTTATCTGGAAGGGAGCCTTTTGGAGCAAAAACTGTACATGGGAACTGTCCAGGTCCTAACTGTTGATGATTGTATACATCTGGAGTCCATGTCCATACCATTTGAAGAAATGAAAGAACTTCAAGAGCTCACAGTAAGGGGATGTCCAAAGTTGAGGACGCTGAGAGATGCCAAAGATATGCTCGTGCCATCGTCACTAAATAAACTAACTATTGCCTTCTGTGGTGATGTGGAACTTCCACTTCTTGGGCCACGACGACTGCTCACCAACTTGTCTGTGCTGATGCTGCAGAACTGCTCGAGCCTGGTATCTCTTCCCTCTGTGGATGTGTTCAAGAGTCTAGGGTCGATGCGGTACATGCACATAACGGGATGCGAGAATCTCTCGTCCTTGGGAGGGCTTGGATCACTTCCCTCCCACATCAGGTTAAGTATCTCCGAGTGCAATAAACTCGCACAGGCTGCTGAGTCCTCGCTAACTCGTGTTACATGTGGTTCTGGttctggtgaagaagaagaacatctGGTGGAGCCCTGCAGCTCACTTCAGATACATGGTCTTAACATTGATCTGCCGTCCTTGCTGTTTCTTGAGCCACTCAAGAGTCTCCGCCACACTAAATATTTGGTCATTGGTAATGGGTCAGAGATGGAGAGCTTACCTGAAAAATGGTTGCTACAGAACCGTCAATCCCTCCAACAATTGGATATATCTAAAGCAGATTCCTTGAAATCGCTCACACCAAGCATGCAAGACCTGTGCTCTCTCGTGCTTTTGCACCTGTTTGGTTCTGGGCAACTTCAGTCACTTCCATATCTGCCCCCCTCCTTGAAGAGTCTCATTCTTCCAAACTGCCATCCAGACCTGGAGAAGAAGATCAGAAAACATGGAAGCCCTGAATGGAACAAGATTACCCACATCCCTGTTGCGCGAATAG GACAGTTGGTATTTTGTCATGGGAAGAGAAGCTTCCAACAAACTAAG TCATAG
- the LOC127298585 gene encoding putative disease resistance RPP13-like protein 1 isoform X3 — MGKTTLAQSICEQEEVLKHFKVIWITVSTSFDATSLTSKILECAMGAKPSADHLEPLQQDLKEKLMSIKVLLVLDDVWEDNKRDEWEKLFAPLRKLNTGSKILLTTRMQSVADMAVRVMGVKRDYCLTLHGLEEDENLELFIHHAFSGLNPGDYLYLKSIGGQIAKKLRGCPLVTKVVGEHLQGNMTFKYWRRFLDQGLEHFEGTEDDIVTVLRLSYYHLPIELQICFRYCSIFPQNHEFEKKELVQLWIGSGLISRPASSTQTLEDTAEHFLAQLTRKSFFDLKTKAGGFLLNEKTGGSKQESYVMHDLMHKLARNVSTGECARIDDPVQLKDENDTIRYLCIDNIHSFSADDVKKVSHFKNLRAIIFYNNQRVEDDIVCALEMIVTSSKSLRLVHSKLRNTFRFADKFGNLKHLRYIYVFVISPDMICGIAKLYHLMVLHCGSGGLEKETYQVRYLGNLERLRYVSYGVRGFGNFGISRLTSLQELHDYQVGGRICNEISAIGNFRDLCELVVRGLDNVESYEEAKNAKLKEKQHLSSLFLEWSAPDQIITDGLVLDHLEPHANIRVLVIQGYDGPKVPFWIENRSVKNLVSLKLICCINWEYLPPLGELVLLKLLQLDKLPKLRQIGQSSDMSSSSSMGLLLPESLYTLEVTACRKLTELPMLPLDLVVLKIHHVRVKKLPMIGKISGEIIESKPSKLACVSVSRCRYLTYLEGSLLEQKLYMGTVQVLTVDDCIHLESMSIPFEEMKELQELTNCSSLVSLPSVDVFKSLGSMRYMHITGCENLSSLGGLGSLPSHIRLSISECNKLAQAAESSLTRVTCGSGSGEEEEHLVEPCSSLQIHGLNIDLPSLLFLEPLKSLRHTKYLVIGNGSEMESLPEKWLLQNRQSLQQLDISKADSLKSLTPSMQDLCSLVLLHLFGSGQLQSLPYLPPSLKSLILPNCHPDLEKKIRKHGSPEWNKITHIPVARIGQLVFCHGKRSFQQTKS, encoded by the exons ATGGGGAAAACTACTTTGGCTCAGAGCATATGCGAACAAGAGGAGGTTCTGAAGCATTTTAAGGTCATCTGGATTACTGTATCTACTAGCTTTGACGCAACATCATTGACAAGTAAAATACTGGAATGCGCTATGGGTGCAAAACCAAGTGCTGATCATTTGGAACCACTACAGCAAGATCTCAAAGAGAAACTCATGTCTATTAAAGTTTTGCTAGTTTTAGATGATGTTTGGGAAGATAACAAAAGAGATGAATGGGAAAAGTTATTTGCTCCTCTGAGGAAATTGAATACCGGGAGCAAAATTTTGTTGACAACCCGAATGCAGTCTGTAGCAGACATGGCTGTAAGGGTGATGGGAGTCAAAAGAGACTATTGCCTGACATTACACGGATTGGAAGAAGATGAAAATCTTGAGCTCTTCATACACCATGCCTTTTCTGGGTTGAATCCAGGAGATTATCTATATTTAAAGTCAATTGGAGGACAGATTGCAAAGAAGCTGAGAGGATGTCCCTTGGTAACCAAGGTTGTTGGTGAGCATTTGCAAGGTAATATGACGTTTAAATACTGGAGAAGATTCTTGGATCAAGGATTGGAACATTTTGAAGGAACCGAAGATGATATAGTGACGGTTCTCAGGTTAAGCTACTACCACCTACCAATAGAGCTACAGATTTGCTTTCGATATTGTTCCATATTTCCGCAGAACCATGAATTTGAAAAGAAAGAACTGGTGCAACTCTGGATTGGTTCAGGATTGATCTCACGGCCTGCAAGTAGCACTCAAACTTTGGAGGATACGGCAGAACACTTCTTGGCCCAGCTAACTAGAAAATCATTCTTTGATCTGAAAACCAAAGCTGGTGGATTCTTATTAAATGAAAAAACTGGTGGATCGAAACAAGAAAGTTATGTAATGCATGACTTGATGCATAAATTAGCAAGGAATGTGTCCACCGGTGAATGTGCAAGAATAGATGATCCTGTCCAGCTTAAAGATGAGAATGATACCATTAGATACCTATGCATTGACAATATTCACAGTTTCTCTGCTGACGATGTGAAGAAAGTCTCCCATTTTAAGAACCTGCGTGCTATTATTTTTTATAATAACCAGCGTGTAGAAGATGATATAGTTTGTGCACTTGAAATGATTGTTACGAGCTCAAAATCATTGCGTCTAGTCCATTCAAAACTGAGAAACACATTCCGGTTTGCCGACAAGTTTGGTAACTTAAAACATCTTCGGTATATCTATGTGTTTGTGATATCACCAGACATGATATGTGGGATTGCAAAACTTTATCATTTGATGGTACTTCACTGTGGTTCGGGTGGTTTGGAGAAAGAAACATATCAAGTGAGATATTTAGGGAACCTTGAGCGTTTGAGGTATGTATCCTATGGAGTTCGTGGATttggtaattttggcataagCAGGCTCACTTCTCTTCAGGAATTACATGACTACCAGGTAGGAGGAAGAATATGCAACGAAATAAGTGCAATCGGGAACTTCAGAGATCTGTGTGAATTGGTTGTGAGGGGTCTTGACAATGTTGAGAGTTATGAAGAAGCTAAGAATGCCAAGTTGAAGGAAAAACAGCACCTCAGTTCGTTATTTCTTGAGTGGTCGGCACCTGATCAAATCATAACAGATGGCCTGGTTCTTGACCACCTTGAGCCACATGCTAATATTAGGGTATTGGTAATACAGGGATATGATGGTCCCAAAGTTCCATTTTGGATTGAGAACCGCTCTGTCAAAAACCTGGTATCACTCAAGTTAATATGCTGCATAAATTGGGAATACCTTCCCCCTCTTGGTGAGTTAGTATTGCTAAAGCTTCTACAGTTGGACAAACTTCCGAAGCTACGGCAGATTGGTCAATCATCTGATATGTCAAGTAGTAGCTCCATGGGTTTGTTGTTACCTGAAAGCCTTTATACTCTGGAAGTAACTGCATGCCGAAAACTGACGGAATTACCTATGCTACCTTTAGACCTAGTAGTATTGAAAATACATCATGTTCGGGTGAAGAAACTTCCTATGATTGGCAAGATATCTGGTGAGATCATTGAGTCCAAACCCTCTAAGTTGGCTTGCGTAAGTGTCAGCAGATGTCGATATTTAACTTATCTGGAAGGGAGCCTTTTGGAGCAAAAACTGTACATGGGAACTGTCCAGGTCCTAACTGTTGATGATTGTATACATCTGGAGTCCATGTCCATACCATTTGAAGAAATGAAAGAACTTCAAGAGCTCACA AACTGCTCGAGCCTGGTATCTCTTCCCTCTGTGGATGTGTTCAAGAGTCTAGGGTCGATGCGGTACATGCACATAACGGGATGCGAGAATCTCTCGTCCTTGGGAGGGCTTGGATCACTTCCCTCCCACATCAGGTTAAGTATCTCCGAGTGCAATAAACTCGCACAGGCTGCTGAGTCCTCGCTAACTCGTGTTACATGTGGTTCTGGttctggtgaagaagaagaacatctGGTGGAGCCCTGCAGCTCACTTCAGATACATGGTCTTAACATTGATCTGCCGTCCTTGCTGTTTCTTGAGCCACTCAAGAGTCTCCGCCACACTAAATATTTGGTCATTGGTAATGGGTCAGAGATGGAGAGCTTACCTGAAAAATGGTTGCTACAGAACCGTCAATCCCTCCAACAATTGGATATATCTAAAGCAGATTCCTTGAAATCGCTCACACCAAGCATGCAAGACCTGTGCTCTCTCGTGCTTTTGCACCTGTTTGGTTCTGGGCAACTTCAGTCACTTCCATATCTGCCCCCCTCCTTGAAGAGTCTCATTCTTCCAAACTGCCATCCAGACCTGGAGAAGAAGATCAGAAAACATGGAAGCCCTGAATGGAACAAGATTACCCACATCCCTGTTGCGCGAATAG GACAGTTGGTATTTTGTCATGGGAAGAGAAGCTTCCAACAAACTAAG TCATAG
- the LOC127298585 gene encoding putative disease resistance protein At3g14460 isoform X2, producing the protein MGKTTLAQSICEQEEVLKHFKVIWITVSTSFDATSLTSKILECAMGAKPSADHLEPLQQDLKEKLMSIKVLLVLDDVWEDNKRDEWEKLFAPLRKLNTGSKILLTTRMQSVADMAVRVMGVKRDYCLTLHGLEEDENLELFIHHAFSGLNPGDYLYLKSIGGQIAKKLRGCPLVTKVVGEHLQGNMTFKYWRRFLDQGLEHFEGTEDDIVTVLRLSYYHLPIELQICFRYCSIFPQNHEFEKKELVQLWIGSGLISRPASSTQTLEDTAEHFLAQLTRKSFFDLKTKAGGFLLNEKTGGSKQESYVMHDLMHKLARNVSTGECARIDDPVQLKDENDTIRYLCIDNIHSFSADDVKKVSHFKNLRAIIFYNNQRVEDDIVCALEMIVTSSKSLRLVHSKLRNTFRFADKFGNLKHLRYIYVFVISPDMICGIAKLYHLMVLHCGSGGLEKETYQVRYLGNLERLRYVSYGVRGFGNFGISRLTSLQELHDYQVGGRICNEISAIGNFRDLCELVVRGLDNVESYEEAKNAKLKEKQHLSSLFLEWSAPDQIITDGLVLDHLEPHANIRVLVIQGYDGPKVPFWIENRSVKNLVSLKLICCINWEYLPPLGELVLLKLLQLDKLPKLRQIGQSSDMSSSSSMGLLLPESLYTLEVTACRKLTELPMLPLDLVVLKIHHVRVKKLPMIGKISGEIIESKPSKLACVSVSRCRYLTYLEGSLLEQKLYMGTVQVLTVDDCIHLESMSIPFEEMKELQELTVRGCPKLRTLRDAKDMLVPSSLNKLTIAFCGDVELPLLGPRRLLTNLSVLMLQNCSSLVSLPSVDVFKSLGSMRYMHITGCENLSSLGGLGSLPSHIRLSISECNKLAQAAESSLTRVTCGSGSGEEEEHLVEPCSSLQIHGLNIDLPSLLFLEPLKSLRHTKYLVIGNGSEMESLPEKWLLQNRQSLQQLDISKADSLKSLTPSMQDLCSLVLLHLFGSGQLQSLPYLPPSLKSLILPNCHPDLEKKIRKHGSPEWNKITHIPVARIVGILSWEEKLPTN; encoded by the exons ATGGGGAAAACTACTTTGGCTCAGAGCATATGCGAACAAGAGGAGGTTCTGAAGCATTTTAAGGTCATCTGGATTACTGTATCTACTAGCTTTGACGCAACATCATTGACAAGTAAAATACTGGAATGCGCTATGGGTGCAAAACCAAGTGCTGATCATTTGGAACCACTACAGCAAGATCTCAAAGAGAAACTCATGTCTATTAAAGTTTTGCTAGTTTTAGATGATGTTTGGGAAGATAACAAAAGAGATGAATGGGAAAAGTTATTTGCTCCTCTGAGGAAATTGAATACCGGGAGCAAAATTTTGTTGACAACCCGAATGCAGTCTGTAGCAGACATGGCTGTAAGGGTGATGGGAGTCAAAAGAGACTATTGCCTGACATTACACGGATTGGAAGAAGATGAAAATCTTGAGCTCTTCATACACCATGCCTTTTCTGGGTTGAATCCAGGAGATTATCTATATTTAAAGTCAATTGGAGGACAGATTGCAAAGAAGCTGAGAGGATGTCCCTTGGTAACCAAGGTTGTTGGTGAGCATTTGCAAGGTAATATGACGTTTAAATACTGGAGAAGATTCTTGGATCAAGGATTGGAACATTTTGAAGGAACCGAAGATGATATAGTGACGGTTCTCAGGTTAAGCTACTACCACCTACCAATAGAGCTACAGATTTGCTTTCGATATTGTTCCATATTTCCGCAGAACCATGAATTTGAAAAGAAAGAACTGGTGCAACTCTGGATTGGTTCAGGATTGATCTCACGGCCTGCAAGTAGCACTCAAACTTTGGAGGATACGGCAGAACACTTCTTGGCCCAGCTAACTAGAAAATCATTCTTTGATCTGAAAACCAAAGCTGGTGGATTCTTATTAAATGAAAAAACTGGTGGATCGAAACAAGAAAGTTATGTAATGCATGACTTGATGCATAAATTAGCAAGGAATGTGTCCACCGGTGAATGTGCAAGAATAGATGATCCTGTCCAGCTTAAAGATGAGAATGATACCATTAGATACCTATGCATTGACAATATTCACAGTTTCTCTGCTGACGATGTGAAGAAAGTCTCCCATTTTAAGAACCTGCGTGCTATTATTTTTTATAATAACCAGCGTGTAGAAGATGATATAGTTTGTGCACTTGAAATGATTGTTACGAGCTCAAAATCATTGCGTCTAGTCCATTCAAAACTGAGAAACACATTCCGGTTTGCCGACAAGTTTGGTAACTTAAAACATCTTCGGTATATCTATGTGTTTGTGATATCACCAGACATGATATGTGGGATTGCAAAACTTTATCATTTGATGGTACTTCACTGTGGTTCGGGTGGTTTGGAGAAAGAAACATATCAAGTGAGATATTTAGGGAACCTTGAGCGTTTGAGGTATGTATCCTATGGAGTTCGTGGATttggtaattttggcataagCAGGCTCACTTCTCTTCAGGAATTACATGACTACCAGGTAGGAGGAAGAATATGCAACGAAATAAGTGCAATCGGGAACTTCAGAGATCTGTGTGAATTGGTTGTGAGGGGTCTTGACAATGTTGAGAGTTATGAAGAAGCTAAGAATGCCAAGTTGAAGGAAAAACAGCACCTCAGTTCGTTATTTCTTGAGTGGTCGGCACCTGATCAAATCATAACAGATGGCCTGGTTCTTGACCACCTTGAGCCACATGCTAATATTAGGGTATTGGTAATACAGGGATATGATGGTCCCAAAGTTCCATTTTGGATTGAGAACCGCTCTGTCAAAAACCTGGTATCACTCAAGTTAATATGCTGCATAAATTGGGAATACCTTCCCCCTCTTGGTGAGTTAGTATTGCTAAAGCTTCTACAGTTGGACAAACTTCCGAAGCTACGGCAGATTGGTCAATCATCTGATATGTCAAGTAGTAGCTCCATGGGTTTGTTGTTACCTGAAAGCCTTTATACTCTGGAAGTAACTGCATGCCGAAAACTGACGGAATTACCTATGCTACCTTTAGACCTAGTAGTATTGAAAATACATCATGTTCGGGTGAAGAAACTTCCTATGATTGGCAAGATATCTGGTGAGATCATTGAGTCCAAACCCTCTAAGTTGGCTTGCGTAAGTGTCAGCAGATGTCGATATTTAACTTATCTGGAAGGGAGCCTTTTGGAGCAAAAACTGTACATGGGAACTGTCCAGGTCCTAACTGTTGATGATTGTATACATCTGGAGTCCATGTCCATACCATTTGAAGAAATGAAAGAACTTCAAGAGCTCACAGTAAGGGGATGTCCAAAGTTGAGGACGCTGAGAGATGCCAAAGATATGCTCGTGCCATCGTCACTAAATAAACTAACTATTGCCTTCTGTGGTGATGTGGAACTTCCACTTCTTGGGCCACGACGACTGCTCACCAACTTGTCTGTGCTGATGCTGCAGAACTGCTCGAGCCTGGTATCTCTTCCCTCTGTGGATGTGTTCAAGAGTCTAGGGTCGATGCGGTACATGCACATAACGGGATGCGAGAATCTCTCGTCCTTGGGAGGGCTTGGATCACTTCCCTCCCACATCAGGTTAAGTATCTCCGAGTGCAATAAACTCGCACAGGCTGCTGAGTCCTCGCTAACTCGTGTTACATGTGGTTCTGGttctggtgaagaagaagaacatctGGTGGAGCCCTGCAGCTCACTTCAGATACATGGTCTTAACATTGATCTGCCGTCCTTGCTGTTTCTTGAGCCACTCAAGAGTCTCCGCCACACTAAATATTTGGTCATTGGTAATGGGTCAGAGATGGAGAGCTTACCTGAAAAATGGTTGCTACAGAACCGTCAATCCCTCCAACAATTGGATATATCTAAAGCAGATTCCTTGAAATCGCTCACACCAAGCATGCAAGACCTGTGCTCTCTCGTGCTTTTGCACCTGTTTGGTTCTGGGCAACTTCAGTCACTTCCATATCTGCCCCCCTCCTTGAAGAGTCTCATTCTTCCAAACTGCCATCCAGACCTGGAGAAGAAGATCAGAAAACATGGAAGCCCTGAATGGAACAAGATTACCCACATCCCTGTTGCGCGAATAG TTGGTATTTTGTCATGGGAAGAGAAGCTTCCAACAAACTAA